A part of Olleya sp. Bg11-27 genomic DNA contains:
- a CDS encoding histidine kinase — protein sequence MKNTHLILTLILSIILQGISCAQQAEPKVKSETFTVKGLVLESDSYNPISDVNIQVNGGSYTSTGLSGDFRVEVKKGDEIMISHKDFETIYYTIKNDEDIRVEVQSIIEDALVFRKKTKENSFKSTLDSALFYKKVSAEKSIQFITESIPKSSSVKQNAEAFELLADIYTYWKQYDLAVTNYRISLNNVNSNDVNLKLAKAYFNNKNHQESLAIYNSVKSNDLSNWQAVIRLEGLGDVYAKINDSKKARIAYTEGLKIATTNKIQPKITDLNSKLGAVYNTEGKKKKAEVLLENSVVMAAQENKTREVEQKVKFADFQNVNQSYDEEIATRKEIIKDIDVIEKDSIIANESSITKQKQNYKIGSAYFLQKDYQEAIPYLEKSIEEADKKEDLTVKKDAIKKLTDVYVESGNFNEAKKTFDEYIKTVDQLYIKKEQEISQAARFNKSITEKQNRIATLETDRKLTLSQVELSEEKNKRQELIIYSLIGGLFLLALTAYLMYKYIKQQKLANNLLALKSLRSQMNPHFIFNALNSVNSFIATNDERTANKYLSDFSKLMRAVLENSEEDFIPLQKEIELIELYTKLEHFRFKDKFEYTIEVDKTIDIEAYQIPPMLLQPYIENAVWHGLRYKTDMGVLHISIIKKQKGVIAITIADNGIGRKKSKSLKTENQQKHNSKGLGNIKKRVSILNQMYKDKVDVLIDDNGTEGDVGTKVVVTIKKD from the coding sequence ATGAAAAATACACATTTAATATTAACTCTTATTTTGAGTATTATTTTACAAGGGATAAGTTGTGCGCAACAGGCCGAGCCTAAAGTAAAATCAGAGACTTTTACGGTAAAAGGATTAGTGCTTGAAAGTGATAGTTATAACCCTATTTCAGACGTTAACATCCAAGTTAATGGCGGCTCTTATACAAGTACAGGATTAAGTGGTGATTTTAGAGTAGAAGTAAAAAAAGGGGATGAGATAATGATAAGTCACAAAGACTTCGAAACTATCTATTATACTATTAAAAATGATGAAGACATAAGGGTAGAAGTACAGTCAATTATAGAAGATGCTTTGGTGTTTAGAAAGAAAACTAAAGAAAATTCTTTTAAAAGCACATTAGATTCGGCGTTATTTTATAAGAAGGTATCTGCAGAGAAAAGCATTCAATTTATTACAGAGAGTATTCCTAAAAGTAGTTCTGTTAAACAAAATGCAGAAGCTTTTGAATTATTAGCAGATATTTATACATATTGGAAACAGTATGATTTGGCAGTAACTAATTATAGAATAAGTTTGAATAATGTAAACTCTAATGATGTTAATTTAAAATTGGCTAAGGCTTATTTTAATAACAAAAATCACCAAGAGAGTTTAGCTATTTATAACAGTGTTAAATCTAATGATTTATCAAATTGGCAAGCGGTTATACGTTTAGAAGGTTTAGGGGATGTGTATGCTAAAATTAACGATTCAAAAAAAGCGAGAATAGCCTATACTGAAGGTTTAAAAATAGCGACAACTAATAAAATTCAACCTAAAATAACTGATTTAAACTCTAAGTTAGGAGCGGTTTATAATACGGAGGGTAAAAAGAAAAAAGCAGAAGTGTTATTGGAAAACTCTGTAGTTATGGCTGCTCAAGAAAATAAAACTAGAGAAGTAGAACAGAAAGTTAAGTTTGCAGATTTTCAAAATGTAAATCAATCGTATGATGAAGAGATTGCAACTAGAAAAGAAATTATTAAAGATATAGATGTTATTGAAAAGGATTCTATTATTGCTAATGAAAGTAGTATCACTAAACAAAAGCAAAATTATAAAATAGGGAGTGCTTATTTTCTTCAAAAAGACTATCAAGAAGCTATTCCTTATTTAGAAAAAAGCATAGAAGAGGCAGATAAAAAAGAGGATTTAACAGTTAAAAAGGATGCGATTAAAAAGCTAACAGATGTTTATGTGGAATCAGGGAATTTTAACGAAGCTAAAAAAACATTTGATGAATACATAAAAACGGTTGATCAACTTTATATAAAAAAAGAACAGGAAATATCGCAAGCAGCGCGATTTAATAAAAGTATTACCGAAAAGCAAAACCGAATTGCAACATTAGAAACCGATCGTAAATTAACGCTAAGTCAAGTTGAACTATCGGAAGAAAAAAACAAGAGACAGGAGTTAATTATTTATTCTCTAATTGGTGGTTTATTCTTGCTAGCTTTAACAGCGTATTTAATGTATAAGTATATTAAACAACAAAAATTAGCTAATAATTTATTAGCTTTAAAGTCTTTAAGGAGTCAGATGAACCCGCATTTTATCTTCAACGCGTTAAACTCGGTTAATAGTTTTATTGCGACCAATGATGAGCGTACAGCAAACAAATACCTGTCAGATTTTTCAAAATTGATGCGCGCTGTTTTAGAGAATTCTGAAGAAGATTTTATTCCGCTTCAAAAAGAAATCGAATTGATAGAATTATATACCAAACTAGAGCACTTTAGGTTTAAGGATAAGTTTGAATATACAATAGAAGTCGATAAAACTATAGATATCGAAGCATATCAGATTCCGCCTATGTTACTTCAGCCTTATATTGAAAACGCTGTGTGGCACGGACTACGTTATAAAACGGATATGGGAGTATTACATATTTCGATAATCAAAAAGCAAAAAGGTGTTATTGCAATTACTATTGCAGATAATGGTATTGGACGTAAAAAGTCTAAAAGTTTAAAGACAGAAAATCAACAAAAGCACAACTCTAAAGGCTTAGGTAATATTAAAAAACGAGTGTCTATTTTAAATCAAATGTATAAAGACAAAGTAGATGTGCTTATAGATGATAATGGGACTGAAGGAGATGTGGGAACTAAAGTAGTAGTAACAATAAAAAAAGACTAA
- a CDS encoding NifU family protein encodes MSNFKVSIQETSNPTIIKFELNQFITKHQSFEFNNIDEAKDSPLAQQLFYLPFVKKVYISSNFIAIERYSIVEWDAVKTEVSEQIESYLNDGGSVVSDLAETKKVAVTVYTESTPNPSVLKFVANKKLVTASYEFTSIETAKPSPMATALFHFPFVKSVFFDENFVSITKYDIAEWSDISFELREFIRTYIEDAKEIVSPNAPEVVEKSIEKVEAHFETLDDTSKEIINILEEYVKPAVASDGGNIQFESYDQATKTVKVILQGACSGCPSSTYTLKSGIENMLKEMLAGKVDSVVAING; translated from the coding sequence ATGAGCAATTTTAAAGTTTCCATTCAAGAAACCTCAAACCCGACTATAATTAAATTCGAACTTAATCAGTTTATAACTAAACATCAAAGCTTTGAGTTTAATAACATTGACGAAGCCAAAGACTCTCCTTTAGCTCAGCAATTGTTCTACCTTCCTTTTGTCAAAAAAGTGTATATTTCTAGTAATTTTATAGCTATTGAACGTTATAGTATTGTGGAATGGGACGCTGTTAAAACAGAAGTGTCAGAACAAATAGAATCGTATCTAAATGATGGCGGAAGCGTTGTCTCAGATTTAGCTGAAACAAAAAAAGTAGCAGTTACCGTTTACACGGAAAGTACGCCAAACCCATCCGTATTAAAATTTGTAGCAAACAAAAAATTAGTTACGGCATCATACGAATTCACTTCAATTGAAACAGCAAAGCCATCACCTATGGCTACTGCATTATTTCACTTCCCTTTTGTAAAGAGCGTGTTTTTTGATGAAAACTTTGTTTCTATTACTAAATATGACATTGCAGAATGGAGTGATATATCTTTTGAATTAAGAGAATTTATAAGAACTTATATTGAAGATGCAAAAGAAATTGTTTCACCAAATGCTCCTGAAGTTGTAGAAAAATCAATTGAGAAAGTTGAAGCACATTTTGAAACACTTGATGATACTTCTAAAGAGATTATAAATATCTTGGAAGAATACGTTAAGCCAGCTGTTGCAAGTGACGGAGGAAATATTCAGTTTGAATCTTATGATCAAGCTACAAAAACAGTAAAAGTAATTTTACAAGGCGCTTGTAGTGGTTGTCCATCGTCTACTTATACATTAAAAAGCGGAATTGAAAACATGTTAAAAGAAATGTTAGCAGGTAAAGTTGATTCTGTCGTTGCCATAAACGGTTAA
- a CDS encoding LytR/AlgR family response regulator transcription factor, with protein sequence MTLNAILVEDEEQSRAILKNYLTKYCPKVNILGEAANVNEALELIRTLDLDLVFLDVEMPYGNAFDLLDKVGDRDFETIFVTAYNNYAIDALNAHASYYLMKPIDIDELIKAVDYVSEIKSKEDALQDQVLIPKTNTVAGKITIPQQDGFEVLNTKDILYCKADDNYTEIYLNNNKKKVVSKTLKYFEDALTPSGFARVHKSYLVNVGEVVKYIKGKGGSVVLSNGKEIMVSASKKSDLLSYFK encoded by the coding sequence ATGACGTTAAACGCAATACTAGTAGAAGACGAAGAACAAAGTAGAGCTATACTAAAAAACTACTTAACCAAATACTGTCCAAAAGTCAATATTTTAGGCGAAGCAGCTAATGTAAATGAAGCTTTAGAGCTGATTCGTACATTAGATTTAGATTTAGTATTTCTTGATGTAGAGATGCCTTATGGAAACGCATTTGATTTGTTAGATAAAGTTGGTGATCGTGATTTCGAAACTATATTTGTAACTGCTTACAACAACTATGCGATAGATGCTTTAAATGCACACGCCTCGTACTATTTAATGAAACCTATTGATATTGACGAGTTGATTAAAGCTGTAGACTATGTTTCCGAAATTAAGTCAAAGGAAGATGCTTTACAGGACCAGGTTTTAATACCAAAAACAAATACCGTAGCGGGAAAAATAACCATACCACAGCAAGATGGATTTGAAGTATTAAACACCAAAGATATATTATATTGTAAAGCAGACGATAATTACACAGAGATCTATTTAAACAACAATAAAAAGAAAGTAGTTAGTAAGACACTAAAATATTTTGAAGATGCATTAACACCATCAGGATTTGCACGTGTCCACAAAAGTTACCTTGTTAACGTAGGCGAGGTTGTTAAATATATAAAAGGAAAAGGCGGAAGTGTTGTTTTAAGTAACGGAAAAGAAATTATGGTATCAGCCTCTAAAAAATCAGATCTATTGTCTTACTTTAAATAA
- a CDS encoding dodecin family protein has product MAVLKVIEVLSNSDKSWEDATKKAVKHASKSVKNIRSVYVQDQSASVKDGEVVDFRVNLKITFEVN; this is encoded by the coding sequence ATGGCAGTATTAAAAGTAATTGAAGTATTATCTAACTCAGATAAAAGCTGGGAAGATGCAACCAAAAAAGCAGTAAAGCATGCTTCTAAAAGTGTGAAAAACATTCGTTCTGTATATGTACAGGATCAAAGCGCTAGTGTTAAAGATGGTGAAGTTGTTGACTTTAGAGTAAACTTAAAAATCACTTTTGAAGTTAATTAA
- a CDS encoding type IX secretion system membrane protein PorP/SprF, with product MRLKRIFLIAIVALFGTQLSKAQEGLPIYSDYLTDNYYLIHPSMAGAANCAKLRITGRQQWFGDDNAPKLVTASVNGRIGESQSGIGAIVYSDKNGYHSQTGAYFTYAHHLMFSRSTTDLNQLSFGLSAGAIQYKLDETSFLADGFDPIISGIEQSATNFNVDLGFSYFLYNFYAHGTIKNLLNNEGVNFNEQGLSYDNLRTYLVSVGNTFGSYGSDWSFEPSAMFMYRDATEEASFDINLKAYKSIEFGKVWGGLSYRRSLDGAEFLDGSGVSSQKLQYITPILGVEVNNFVFAYTYSYQSNSVVFNNGGFHQLTLGLNFNCGKERYSCNCPAIN from the coding sequence ATGAGATTAAAACGCATATTTTTAATAGCAATTGTTGCCTTGTTTGGTACTCAGTTGTCTAAAGCCCAGGAGGGGTTACCTATCTACTCTGATTATTTAACAGACAACTATTATTTAATACACCCATCTATGGCTGGTGCTGCAAATTGTGCTAAGCTGAGAATCACCGGTAGACAACAATGGTTTGGGGATGATAATGCACCAAAGCTAGTAACGGCTAGTGTTAATGGTCGTATTGGTGAATCCCAATCTGGTATTGGAGCGATTGTATACAGTGATAAAAATGGATACCACTCACAAACGGGGGCTTATTTTACTTATGCACATCACTTAATGTTTTCTAGAAGTACTACGGATTTAAATCAATTATCTTTTGGTTTAAGTGCTGGTGCAATACAATATAAATTAGATGAAACTAGCTTTTTAGCTGATGGATTTGATCCAATAATATCTGGAATAGAACAATCTGCAACTAATTTTAATGTAGATTTAGGTTTTTCATATTTCTTGTATAATTTTTATGCACATGGGACAATTAAAAACTTGTTAAATAACGAAGGTGTAAATTTTAACGAACAAGGTTTGAGTTATGATAACTTAAGAACTTACCTGGTTTCTGTTGGAAATACTTTTGGTAGTTACGGTAGTGATTGGAGTTTTGAACCTTCAGCAATGTTTATGTATAGAGACGCTACGGAAGAGGCGTCTTTTGATATCAATCTTAAAGCATATAAATCTATAGAATTTGGTAAAGTTTGGGGAGGGTTGTCTTATAGACGTTCTTTGGATGGTGCTGAGTTTTTGGATGGGTCAGGAGTTAGTAGTCAAAAATTACAATATATTACACCTATTTTAGGTGTAGAAGTTAATAACTTTGTTTTTGCTTATACGTATAGTTATCAATCTAATTCTGTCGTGTTTAATAATGGAGGTTTTCATCAATTAACATTGGGACTTAATTTTAACTGCGGAAAAGAAAGATACAGTTGTAATTGCCCTGCAATTAACTAA
- a CDS encoding SIMPL domain-containing protein (The SIMPL domain is named for its presence in mouse protein SIMPL (signalling molecule that associates with mouse pelle-like kinase). Bacterial member BP26, from Brucella, was shown to assemble into a channel-like structure, while YggE from E. coli has been associated with resistance to oxidative stress.), with amino-acid sequence MKITKLTYLFLLLTVCIQAQHKGNYNQDISRQNIATGNAIIYGQSPKHITQNLNPSSTIIIDVRALQNVKANTYTAIFNVSQIGKTAETTNQLMNDRISNIKQELAFKGISEKDIAIDVISFVPVYEVEVTKKLFSKTYTEVPKGFELQQNIHIKFTKTQQFENILTACAKNEIYNLVKVDYFIENIEEVYKNLQTKLLALIAQKKDYYNLLGFKLDDYNAIIADQKYCYFPKDFYQHYQAYNSISFQALNKDKGITEVKKQTSYYYQPLSYEKYDIVINPSILEPVVQIGMEIKLHFTPKPKEQKAKPIVKTEIKHKYYVISPDGNIDIKELNTTI; translated from the coding sequence ATGAAAATCACTAAGCTAACTTATTTATTTCTATTACTTACTGTTTGTATTCAAGCACAACATAAAGGGAATTACAACCAAGATATCTCTAGACAAAATATTGCTACGGGAAATGCAATTATTTATGGACAATCTCCGAAGCATATAACTCAAAATCTAAACCCAAGCAGCACAATAATTATAGACGTAAGAGCATTACAAAATGTAAAAGCGAATACTTATACAGCTATTTTTAATGTCTCACAGATTGGAAAAACAGCCGAGACTACAAATCAATTAATGAATGATCGTATAAGTAATATAAAACAAGAACTCGCTTTTAAAGGTATTTCTGAAAAAGACATTGCCATTGATGTTATTTCATTTGTACCTGTTTATGAAGTTGAAGTCACTAAAAAATTATTTAGTAAGACCTATACTGAAGTCCCGAAAGGATTTGAGTTACAACAAAATATTCATATTAAATTTACAAAAACGCAGCAATTTGAAAATATCTTAACTGCATGTGCTAAAAATGAAATCTACAATCTTGTTAAGGTCGATTATTTTATTGAAAACATAGAAGAAGTCTATAAAAACCTTCAAACCAAACTATTAGCACTTATAGCACAGAAAAAAGACTACTATAATCTTTTAGGATTTAAACTTGATGACTATAACGCAATTATAGCTGATCAAAAGTATTGCTATTTCCCTAAAGACTTCTATCAGCACTATCAAGCGTATAACAGTATTTCGTTTCAAGCATTAAATAAAGACAAGGGTATTACAGAAGTAAAAAAACAAACATCATATTATTATCAACCATTATCTTATGAAAAATACGATATCGTTATCAACCCTTCCATTTTAGAACCTGTTGTACAAATAGGTATGGAAATAAAACTACACTTCACACCAAAGCCTAAGGAACAAAAAGCAAAACCTATAGTTAAAACTGAAATCAAGCACAAATATTATGTGATTTCTCCCGATGGAAATATTGATATTAAAGAATTGAATACAACCATTTAA